The genomic DNA GTGTGGACCCGCATCGGCGGTAGGGGTCAACTTCTCGACGAGGGAGCTGAGTTCGTCGGCCGCCGCCTCCGGACTGGACGCGTGCACGAGCACGTCGAACAGGGTCAAGCGCCAATACGTCACGAGCGACGCGCTCGGTGGCTGCCGACCGAGCCGGTCGAGCTCGCCGGAGTAGTCGCTGAGTGACCAGTGGCGCCGTAACCACTCCTCGAAGCCGAGCCGAACCGGTCCCCACTGAGCGGCCGAACCGGCCCCACGCGTCAGCGCCTTGGCCGCTGCCTCCGCCAAACGCTCCACGTCCTGCCTCGCCACGCTCGCCCCCCGCGCACCTCGCAACAGCTCCACGCCAAAGGTACTGAGTCAGCGGCCCCCCGAGTCAGCCTTCGGCCACAGTCCCGGCGCCGGTACCGCTCCCGTCCTCCCTCTCCCGGATCGCGTCCCGATAAGCCCGCCCCGCCGCCCGCAACGCCGCCTCCGGATCCACCCCGTCCGCCTCCGCCCGCACGGCCAGTGCCAGCAGCTCGTAGCCGATGCCGTCGTCGCCCTTCGGCAGCGGCAACGGCACCTCAAGTCCCGCCGTCCGCACGCGTGATGCCAGCTTCGCCGCGAGGGCCAGGCCGGGCTGGCCCATGGGGATGCCCTCGGTGACGGAGGTGCGCTGTTTCTCTGTCGCCTTCGTGCGGAGCCAATGCGCCTTGACCTCTTCGGGAGTTGACGCCGTCTCGTCGCCGAAGACGTGTGGGTGGCGGTGGATCAGCTTGGTGACGATGCCGGCGGCCACGTCGTCGACGGAGAAGGGGGTGTCGGGGTCCTCCTCGGCGATGCGGGCGTGGAAGACGACCTGGAGGAGGACGTCGCCCAGCTCCTCGCGCAGCTCGTCGCGGTCGCCCTCCTCGATCGCCTCGACGAGTTCGTACGCCTCCTCGATGCCGTACTTCGCCAGGCCCTGGTGGGTCTGCTGCGAGGACCACGGGCACTCGGCGCGAATGCGGTCCATGACCTGGACGAGGTCGAGGAGTCGGGCGCCCGGCAGGTCGTAGGAGGCGGGGAGCAGCTCCAGCTCGGGCATCTGGACGCGGCCGGAGCCGGCGAGCCGGGCCAGGCCGTCGGTCAGCGCCGGCTCGCCCTCGCCCGTGGCCACGATCACCACGGTGTGGCCGCCCGCGCAGGCGGCGACCAGTTCCTCGGCGGTCGGGGCTGCCTCGTCCACCCGTATCCCGGCCTCGCCCAGATACGGCAACTGCGGATGCGCCCCGTCCGCGCACAGCACCCGGTCGGCGTCGCGCAGTGCCTGCCAGGCGGGCCAGGACAGCAGGCCGGGGGCGACGCGGTGGCTGGTGGTGAGCAGGACGATACGGCCGGGGGCGGGTGCGGAGGTGCCGTCAGGGGCGGGGCTGTTTGCGTTCACCCTCCGAACGTAACCCACGCCGCCGACAGCCCCGGAGTTGTCCACAGGCCACTCGGCGCTCCTGCGGCAGGCGCGCCCGCCGTACCGTTACGCCGGCTGCTGAGTCGCCGCCGCCGTGACCTCCCGCACCCAGGGCGTCTTCGCGTCCACCCGGCTGCTCTTGGTCACGTCCCACGTGCCGTAACGCGGATTGAGGTCGACGTGGAGTTCTTTGGAGGCGTTGGAGAGGGCCTTCCAGAAGGCGGGCTGGGAGGTGTCGGTGCCGAGCTTCGCGGCGAGTTTGCGTCCCTCCACCTGGAGGCGGAGGTTCTCGTCGAGGCGCTGCGGGGGGACGCCGTACTGGGCGAGCCAGGTCGCCTCCAGGGCCTTGGCGCCGCCCGCCTGCTGGGCGAGAGCGGACCGCATGTCCTGGATGTCCTTGCGGGAGACGGTGACTCCGGCGTCCTGCGCGGCACGGTGGACGACCTGGTCGAAGACCATGCCGTAGAGCGTCTCGCGGGTGAGGCCGCCGGTGGTGGCGATGGCCCGCTCGTACTGTGCCTCGTTCTGCACGGACGCCCGCTGGGCCGTACGCACCTCGTTGACCCTGGTCTGCAACTGCGCGACGGTGATGCGCTGCCCGCCCACGACGGCCGCCGCGCCCGGATGCGCGTCGCTTCCGCAGGCGGTCAGGGCGGGGGCCGCGGCGGCGATCACGGCGGTGAGGACGAGCGCGGTGCGACGGCGGCGGTGCAAGGGAGCCTCCCGTTGGAGATTGTGCGACGGTGCACAAAGTCTTGCGGTGATCGATGTTAGGCAGTGGGTCGCCTGGGGCCAACCCATTCGACCAACGATTCACCAGGACTTCGGGCACCGGCACGCACGCGTGGGGCTCGGGCGCGGGGTTCAGCCGGTGATGGCCACCGGCGCGTCCCAGGTGTCGCGGTCCACGGTGATCGTGTAACCGCCGCGCGTCTCCTTGCTGTTGACCATGTACTGGTGGGCCCGGCTGTGGTTGGTGAACTGGGTGGAGCCCCAGGGCCAGTCCGAGGTCGTGGTGTACGTCTTGTCCCACAGCGCGTACCAGAGGTTGCCCGGCAGGTCCGTCTTGTCGGTCGCCGTCGCGATCGCCTTGGCGCTGGAGCTGGAGAAGCCGTAGAGGCCGCTGCGGTAGATCTTGACGTGCAGTTCCTTGTCGAAGGCGCGGACGTACGTCAACACGGCGTTGTTGCAGGCCGTGTTCGTGATGTCGTACGACTCCATGTCCAGGTAGATCGGGCTGCCGGCCTTGAAGCCGAGCGCGGCGGACTTGGCGACCGCGTCGTCCGCCTCGGACTTGCCGACGGCGGCGGCCGTGGAGGCGCTGATCTTCACCGAGCCGCCGGAACCGCAGGACGGCTGCGAGCCGACGTAGAGCGGGATGAACTTCCAGCCGACCGTGGTGAGGGACTTGACCCAGGAGGCGGTGAGGTTGGGCTGGCTGCAGCCGCGGTTCTTGCCGCCGATGTAGACGGCGGCGGCACCGTAGGCGCCGTCGGTGTGCCAGGCCTTCATCGCGGCCAGGGAGGGCGCGGCGCAGGTGTCGAAGGCGCGGCCGGTGTAGGTCTTCTGCGCGGGCCAGGTGGTGGCGGCCATCGAGTTCGTCGCGGCGATACCGCCGCCGGCGACGACGGCGGCACCCGCGACGCCCCAGGCGATGTATCTGCGCTTCTTCGACTGCCGGTGCTCGGACATGAAAAACCCCACCCCTGGTGTACACGTGCTGGTTCGTATGCACTTGCGCATGCACTCGCATGCGCTTGTTCGTGCGAATTTGGCAAAAGAGGATCGCAACTTATCCGGTGCCGCTCATACCTTCGGGAAACTCCGTCCCCAGAAGGTCACAACGTTCTCCCTGGAAACGGCAAAAACTAGCCGCGCACCTGCCCCAGCCACTGCAGCGTCCGCCGGATGTCCGCCGCGAGCGGGTGTCCGGGGCCGTGACGGCGCTCGACGTCCACCAGGAGGCGGCCGAGGGTCTCGTGGGCCGCGCCGCGGTCGCCGAGCGCGAGCAGCAGGTGGCCCATGCGGCGGCGCACCTCGTGGGCGAGCTCGGGGTCGCCGGCCATGTACTGGTTCTCGTAGTACGGCAGCAGCGCGCGGTACTCCGCGAGGGCCGCCGCCGGGTCGCCGAGCGACTCCAGGCACTGGGCGGCCTCGTAGCGGTAGCGCAGGGACTGCGGGTCGGACGGGCCGGCCTCGGCGGCGCGCTCGTCGGCGAGGCGGCGCAGTTCGGGCAGCGCGCGCCGGTACTGGCCGTCGTCCATGAGCGTGGCCGCGTACTGCTTGCGCAGGGTGCGCACGACCGGGGAGTGCGCGCCGTGCTGCTCGGCGGCCGTGGGCAGGATCGCGCCGAGGATGTCGACGGCCTGCGTGATCCGGCCCTCCCCGAGCAGCCGCTTGACCTCGTCCACGGCGGCGGCGACGTCGCGTTTCTCGGCGGCGGGCGGCGCGAGCGGGGCGGGCTGCGACGCGGGGGTGCGGGCGCGGTCCGGCCAGGGGGCGTGCGGGCGCAGGAACGGGCGCGTGGGGTCGAGCGGCGCCCCGCTGGGCATCCCGCGCGCGGGCAACAGCAGCGCGAGGCGCTCGTACACCTCCTGCGCGGAACCGGGCCGGTGCTGCGGGTCCTTCGCGAGCAGATGCAGGACGAGCGCTTCGAGCGACTCGGGGACCTCGGGGCGGATGCGGCGGACGGGCACCGGCGGCTCGTACAGATGCCGGTGCAGCACCCCGAGCGCCGTCGAACCCGCGAACGGCACGTCCCCGCTGAGGAGTTCGTGCAGCAGCACGCCGAGCGCGTACAGGTCGGTGTACGGGCCGACCGCGCCGCCCATCGCCTGCTCGGGCGCCATGTAGGCGGGCGAGCCGATGGGCGTGCCGGTGTGGGTGAGGCGGGTGGTGTCGGCGTCCATGACGGAGGCGACGCCCAGGTCGAGGACGGTGACCGTGCCGTCCTGCTTCACCATCACGTTGCGCGGCTTCAGGTCGCGGTGGACGATCGGCACGGCGTGCACGGCGCTCAGCACGGCGCACAGTTGGGCCGCGACCGCGACCGCCCACTGCCACGGGTAGGGGTCCTGCTCGGCGAGGTGGTCGGAGAGGTCGGCGCCGTCGATGTACTGCATGACGAGGAACAGCTCCTCGCCCTCGCTGCCCGCGTCGTGCACCGTGACCAGCCCGGGGTGGTCGACCTGCGCGGTCACCCGGCACTCGCGCACGAAGCGGCGGCGCAGTTCGTCGGCCTCCTGCCCGGCCACCTTGTCGGGGCGCAGCAGCTTCACCGCCACGCGCCGGTCCAGCCGTCGGTCGTACGCCGTCCAGACCTGGCCCATGCCGCCCTGTCCGATGAGCGTGGACAGTTCATAGCGGTCCGCGACGACCCGTCCTGCCGCCACGGTCACCTTCCGCCCTCGTCGTGCTTGCGCAGATAGTCACTCAGCTCGTCGAGCTCGGCCCGCACCTGGTCGATCCGGGCGGGCGCGGGGCGCTGCTGCGGCGGCGGGGTGGACATCGGCGGCTGCGGCACGGGCGTGTGCGGCACGGGCGGCGGGGTGTGCTGCTGCGGCACGGGCGTGTGGGGCATCGGCGGCGGGGTGTGCTGCTGCGCGGTCGTCGCGGTGTACGGCGGCGGGGCCTGGGAGGGTTGCCCGGGCTGCGGGTAGCCGTACGCCGGGGACGGCTGCCCGACGTAGGCGCCCTCACGGAGTTGCTGAAAGTGGCGTATGTCCGCTGCCAGGTAGTACGCGATCGACGCCACCAGGGTGCCCAGGAGCAGCGTGATGCCCACATAGCCGCCGGTGGTGTGGACATCCTCGCCGGGCTCGGAGCCGAGCAGCACGATGCTGAGGATGTCCGCCGCCAGCGCGGCCACGAACAGGCCCCAGTCCAGGGACTTGCGGGTCACGATGGCCAGCCGCAGCAGCATCGTCCAGGCCAGGAACCCGATGCAGAACACCGAGATCCCCACAAACAGCACGCGCACGAGGACCAGCGCCCCGGTGGGCGGCGGTGGCTTCGCCGGCTGCGGGTAGCCGTGGCCTTGCATGGCTGCTCCTGGTGCCTTCAGAGGGCGTACGGTGCCGCGACCGCCGTCGGTCCGGCGCGAATTCGACGCGTGGACAACAGCGGTCGTGCGATTGTCGGTTCGAGCGTATAGGCCGACACGGACAACCGGTCCCGGGTTGTACCGAACCGTTGTCGTGCTGATCACCTCGTACGACATCGCAGGTGCCGAGGGTAGCGGTGGAGCCCCGCCCTCCGGCGCACGGCGGCACTTCTCGGTCGGGCGCCGAGTCGCGTGCTCAGTCGGGCGTGACCGTGCCGTCCGTCAGGCCGTCGTACATGCCGCGCACGAGCTGCTCCCCGAGCCTGCCCGCCTGCCGCAGCGCCCGCTCGAAGTCCTCCAGGGCACGGAACCGGGCGCCGTAGCGGCGCTGTTCGTCCAGCGACAGGCGCGGCAACTGGAGCCTGCGGACGTCGAGTCGGGTCGCCGTGGACGCGTAGCTGCTGGCCTGGCGGTTGTTGGCGGTGCCGCGCAGGAAGCCGGCGAGGAACCACGGGTCCAGCGACCCGGGATCGGGCCGCAGCAGCACCAGGCTGCGGCCCAGGGCGGCGCCCCGGGTCGTGTCGTCGATCACGCGCGCCATCGCACCGCCGCCCAGCACCGGGACGACGACATCGCCCGGCTCGGT from Streptomyces sp. NBC_01478 includes the following:
- a CDS encoding nucleoside triphosphate pyrophosphohydrolase; translated protein: MNANSPAPDGTSAPAPGRIVLLTTSHRVAPGLLSWPAWQALRDADRVLCADGAHPQLPYLGEAGIRVDEAAPTAEELVAACAGGHTVVIVATGEGEPALTDGLARLAGSGRVQMPELELLPASYDLPGARLLDLVQVMDRIRAECPWSSQQTHQGLAKYGIEEAYELVEAIEEGDRDELREELGDVLLQVVFHARIAEEDPDTPFSVDDVAAGIVTKLIHRHPHVFGDETASTPEEVKAHWLRTKATEKQRTSVTEGIPMGQPGLALAAKLASRVRTAGLEVPLPLPKGDDGIGYELLALAVRAEADGVDPEAALRAAGRAYRDAIREREDGSGTGAGTVAEG
- a CDS encoding SurA N-terminal domain-containing protein; protein product: MHRRRRTALVLTAVIAAAAPALTACGSDAHPGAAAVVGGQRITVAQLQTRVNEVRTAQRASVQNEAQYERAIATTGGLTRETLYGMVFDQVVHRAAQDAGVTVSRKDIQDMRSALAQQAGGAKALEATWLAQYGVPPQRLDENLRLQVEGRKLAAKLGTDTSQPAFWKALSNASKELHVDLNPRYGTWDVTKSSRVDAKTPWVREVTAAATQQPA
- a CDS encoding glycoside hydrolase domain-containing protein codes for the protein MSEHRQSKKRRYIAWGVAGAAVVAGGGIAATNSMAATTWPAQKTYTGRAFDTCAAPSLAAMKAWHTDGAYGAAAVYIGGKNRGCSQPNLTASWVKSLTTVGWKFIPLYVGSQPSCGSGGSVKISASTAAAVGKSEADDAVAKSAALGFKAGSPIYLDMESYDITNTACNNAVLTYVRAFDKELHVKIYRSGLYGFSSSSAKAIATATDKTDLPGNLWYALWDKTYTTTSDWPWGSTQFTNHSRAHQYMVNSKETRGGYTITVDRDTWDAPVAITG
- a CDS encoding serine/threonine-protein kinase, which gives rise to MSTLIGQGGMGQVWTAYDRRLDRRVAVKLLRPDKVAGQEADELRRRFVRECRVTAQVDHPGLVTVHDAGSEGEELFLVMQYIDGADLSDHLAEQDPYPWQWAVAVAAQLCAVLSAVHAVPIVHRDLKPRNVMVKQDGTVTVLDLGVASVMDADTTRLTHTGTPIGSPAYMAPEQAMGGAVGPYTDLYALGVLLHELLSGDVPFAGSTALGVLHRHLYEPPVPVRRIRPEVPESLEALVLHLLAKDPQHRPGSAQEVYERLALLLPARGMPSGAPLDPTRPFLRPHAPWPDRARTPASQPAPLAPPAAEKRDVAAAVDEVKRLLGEGRITQAVDILGAILPTAAEQHGAHSPVVRTLRKQYAATLMDDGQYRRALPELRRLADERAAEAGPSDPQSLRYRYEAAQCLESLGDPAAALAEYRALLPYYENQYMAGDPELAHEVRRRMGHLLLALGDRGAAHETLGRLLVDVERRHGPGHPLAADIRRTLQWLGQVRG